In one Aquila chrysaetos chrysaetos chromosome 24, bAquChr1.4, whole genome shotgun sequence genomic region, the following are encoded:
- the MICAL1 gene encoding F-actin-monooxygenase MICAL1 isoform X4, which produces MSVPADEPGNPAHAIFERFLRAGECREVLGCFGELCQQLGLQGSGLQLYHGLKAALNYWSAKALWSKLDKKAGHKDYDQGTACASTKCLVVGAGPCGLRVAIELALLGARVVLLEKRDSFSRNNVLHLWPFTIHDLRALGAKKFYGRFCTGTLDHISIRQLQLILLKVALLLGVEVHINVQFKGLVPPTGKVGGQGGWRAVLQPGSSPLSRYEFDVLISAGGGKFVPEGFKRKETRGKLAIGITTNFINRHSRAEVEVAEISGVARIYNQKFFQNLYNKTGIDLENIVYYKDDTHYFVMTAKKQSLLKKGVILQDKADIESLLSPENVNRDALLSYAKEAANFSTNYRLPELEFALNHRDLPDVDMFDFTCMTRSENAALVREHNGARLLLGLVGDCLVEPFWPLGTGVARGFLAAFDAAWMVRRWAAGTPPLEVLAERESIYQHLSQTSPDNTNKNISQYSIDPATRYPNINLQAIKASQVRDLYLVGMVEVDHKRKSDNRLSTAVSGDAYEELLSWCQASTAGYHGVAVTDFTTSWTSGLALCALIHRFRPDLVDIDSVDTQDPIQTHQMMLDMAEQELGIQPVLSSAEMATMAEPDRLGLITYLSQFYEAFKTSPEVEEVSKKPLSPRGTRGAILFLSKLQKSWNLTHKRAQDGTQKDAEAKRSRRDAELDTGLDGDILDGAREPPQTATTDPGQPPARGESSDACYFCGRRVYILERASAEGRFFHRGCFQCWRCGATLRLGDYAFNEEDGHFYCSLHYPNPPGMDLPQDEPLALSDGDAGAMEEQELPAQPGGDAREEEGPGAEPQGVAEEGEESGGRRKIVLTPLEKLKLSTLNLTGEAEPEPPPKPARLRLQAAPEALPALWQGQGTWEKEEGMAVEEALEESDSEEEEEEKEEEEGTDLGIMADLCLDLGEEEKYSTWKRTLTRRAREAQMKRFCKAQAIQRRLEEIEVTFRELEQQGIKLEKLLRDEGGTPADQKTQWMNQLLYLVQKKNSLMSEESDLMIAVQELKLEEQQWQLDQKLRCYMNREESLKTPEERAAEQEILVQLLDVVNKRNVLIHIQEEKRLSELRA; this is translated from the exons ATGAGTGTGCCGGCCGATGAGCCGGGCAACCCGGCCCATGCCATCTTCGAGAGATTCCTGCGTGCCGGAGAGTGCCGGGAGGTGCTGGGCTGCTTCGgggagctgtgccagcagctggggctgcagggcagcggGCTGCAGCTCTACCATGGCCTCAAGGCTGCCCTCAACTACTGGAGTGCCAAGGCCCTGTGGAGCAAGCTGGATAAGAAAGCCGGGCACAAGGACTACGACCAGGGCACAGCCTGTGCCAGCACCAAG TGCCTGGTGGTGGGGGCCGGCCCCTGCGGGCTGCGGGTGGCCATCGAACTGGCGCTGCTGGGTGCCCGCgtggtgctgctggagaagcGGGACTCCTTCTCCCGCAACAACGTCCTGCACCTCTGGCCCTTCACCATCCACGACCTGCGGGCGCTGGGTGCCAAGAAGTTTTACGGGCGCTTCTGCACCGGCACGCTGGACCACATCA GTATCCGGCAGCTCCAGCTGATCCTGCTGAAGGTGGCTCTGCTCCTGGGGGTGGAGGTGCACATCAACGTGCAGTTCAAGGGCCTTGTCCCCCCCACGGGCAAGGTGGGCGGACAGG GCGGCTGGcgtgctgtgctgcagcccgGCTCCTCTCCCCTCAGCCGCTACGAGTTCGACGTCCTCATCTCAGCTGGTGGCGGCAAATTTGTCCCCGAAG GATTCAAGCGGAAGGAGACGCGGGGGAAGCTGGCCATCGGCATCACCACCAACTTCATCAACCGCCACAGCCGGGCTGAGGTGGAGGTGGCCGAGATCAGCGGCGTGGCTCGAATCTACAACCAGAAGTTCTTCCAAAACCTCTACAACAAAACAG GCATCGACCTGGAAAACATCGTCTACTACAAGGACGACACTCACTATTTCGTCATGACGGCCAAGAAGCAGAGCCTGCTCAAGAAGGGGGTCATCCTCCAG GACAAAGCAGACATCGAGAGCCTCCTGTCCCCGGAGAACGTGAACCGGGACGCCCTCCTCAGCTATGCCAAAGAAGCTGCCAACTTCTCCACCAATTACCGCCTGCCCGAACTGGAGTTTGCCCTCAACCACCGGGACCTGCCGGATGTCGACATGTTCGACTTCACCTGCATGACACGTTCGGAGAACGCGGCGCTGGTGCGGGAGCACAACGGGGCCCGTCTGCTCCTCGGGCTGGTGGGCGACTGCCTGGTGGAG CCCTTCTGGCCGCTGGGCACCGGCGTGGCCAGGGGCTTCCTCGCCGCCTTCGACGCGGCGTGGATGGTGCGGCGGTGGGCGGCCGGGACACCTCCGCTGGAGGTGCTGGCCGAGAG GGAGAGCATCTACCAGCACCTCTCGCAGACCTCCCCGGACAACACCAACAAGAACATCAGCCAGTACAGCATCGATCCAGCCACGCGCTACCCCAACATCAACCTGCAGGCCATCAAAGCCAGCCAG GTCCGGGACCTCTACCTCGTGGGCATGGTGGAGGTGGACCACAAGAGGAAGAGTGACAACCGGCTCAGCACCG CGGTCTCTGGAGATGCCTACGAAGAACTGCTGAGCTGGTGCCAGGCCAGCACGGCCGGGTACCACGGCGTGGCAGTGACCGACTTCACCACCTCCTGGACCAGCGGCTTGGCCCTCTGCGCCCTCATCCATCGCTTCCGCCCCGACCTGGT GGACATTGACTCCGTGGACACCCAGGATCCCATCCAGACCCATCAGATGATGCTGGAcatggcagagcaggagctgggcatCCAGCCCGTCCTCTCCAGCGCCGAGATGGCCACCATGGCAGAGCCCGACCGCCTGGGGCTCATCACCTACCTCAGCCAGTTTTATGAAGCTTTCAAGACCTCTCCAG AGGTGGAGGAGGTCAGCAAGAAGCCCCTGTCTCCTCGCGGCACGCGAGGGgccatcctcttcctcagcaagctgcagaagagctggaaCCTGACACACAAGCGTGCCCAG GACGGTACCCAGAAGGATGCCGAGGCCAAGAGGAGCCGCAGGGACGCCGAG CTGGACACAGGGCTGGACGGAGACATTCTGGACGGTGCCCGCGAGCCGCCACAAACTGCCACGACGGACCCGGGGCAG ccGCCGGCCCGCGGGGAGAGCAGCGACGCTTGCTACTTCTGCGGCCGCCGCGTCTACATCCTGGAGCGAGCCAGTGCCGAGGGACGCTTCTTCCATCGCGGCTGCTTCCAGTGTTGGCGGTGCGGGGCCACCCTGCGCCTGGGCGACTACGCCTTCAACGAGGAGGACG gtCACTTTTACTGCTCGCTTCACTACCCCAATCCACCCGGCATGGACCTACCCCAGGATGAGCCCCTGGCCCTGTCCGATGGG GATGCTGGTGCCatggaggagcaggagctgccggCACAGCCCGGGGGGGATGcgagggaggaggaaggtccCGGAGCGGAGCCCCAAGGGGTAGCagaggagggtgaggagagCGGGGGCAGGAGGAAGATCGTCCTCACACCACTAGAGAAGCTCAAGCTGTCCACGCTGAACCTCACCGGTGAAGCAGAGCCCGAGCCGCCGCCGAAGCCGGCTCGTCTGCGGCTCCAAGCAGCACCCGAggccctccctgccctgtggcAGGGACAAGGCacctgggagaaggaggagggaatgGCTGTGGAGGAAG CTTTGGAGGAGAGTGACAgcgaggaagaggaagaggagaaggaggaggaggaaggcacagACCTTGGCATCATGGCAGATTTG TGCCTGGACCTGGGCGAAGAGGAGAAATACTCCACCTGGAAGCGCACGCTGACCCGCCGGGCCAGGGAAGCCCAGATGAAGCGGTTCTGCAAAGCCCAG GCCATCCAGAGGCGGCTGGAGGAGATCGAGGTGACATTCcgggagctggagcagcagggcaTCAAGCTGGAGAAGTTACTCCGGGATGAGGGTG gcACCCCAGCCGACCAGAAGACGCAGTGGATGAACCAGCTGCTCTACCTGGTCCAGAAGAAGAACAGCCTGATGTCCGAGGAGTCAGACCTCATGATTGC GGTGCAGGAGCtgaagctggaggagcagcagtggcagctcGACCAGAAGCTCCGGTGCTACATGAACAGGGAGG aaTCCCTGAAGACGCCCGAGGAGCGTGCGGCCGAGCAGGAGATCCTGGTGCAGCTGCTGGACGTGGTGAACAAGCGCAACGTCCTCATCCACATCCAGGAGGAGAAGCGGCTCAGCGAGCTGCGGGCCTGA
- the MICAL1 gene encoding F-actin-monooxygenase MICAL1 isoform X1 — MSVPADEPGNPAHAIFERFLRAGECREVLGCFGELCQQLGLQGSGLQLYHGLKAALNYWSAKALWSKLDKKAGHKDYDQGTACASTKCLVVGAGPCGLRVAIELALLGARVVLLEKRDSFSRNNVLHLWPFTIHDLRALGAKKFYGRFCTGTLDHISIRQLQLILLKVALLLGVEVHINVQFKGLVPPTGKVGGQGGWRAVLQPGSSPLSRYEFDVLISAGGGKFVPEGFKRKETRGKLAIGITTNFINRHSRAEVEVAEISGVARIYNQKFFQNLYNKTGIDLENIVYYKDDTHYFVMTAKKQSLLKKGVILQDKADIESLLSPENVNRDALLSYAKEAANFSTNYRLPELEFALNHRDLPDVDMFDFTCMTRSENAALVREHNGARLLLGLVGDCLVEPFWPLGTGVARGFLAAFDAAWMVRRWAAGTPPLEVLAERESIYQHLSQTSPDNTNKNISQYSIDPATRYPNINLQAIKASQVRDLYLVGMVEVDHKRKSDNRLSTAVSGDAYEELLSWCQASTAGYHGVAVTDFTTSWTSGLALCALIHRFRPDLVDIDSVDTQDPIQTHQMMLDMAEQELGIQPVLSSAEMATMAEPDRLGLITYLSQFYEAFKTSPEVEEVSKKPLSPRGTRGAILFLSKLQKSWNLTHKRAQDGTQKDAEAKRSRRDAELDTGLDGDILDGAREPPQTATTDPGQPPARGESSDACYFCGRRVYILERASAEGRFFHRGCFQCWRCGATLRLGDYAFNEEDGHFYCSLHYPNPPGMDLPQDEPLALSDGDAAAARLPSDAGSPCVSPKEGVPGPPQPPPAAPQPGGEPGAAEDAEDAGAMEEQELPAQPGGDAREEEGPGAEPQGVAEEGEESGGRRKIVLTPLEKLKLSTLNLTGEAEPEPPPKPARLRLQAAPEALPALWQGQGTWEKEEGMAVEEALEESDSEEEEEEKEEEEGTDLGIMADLCLDLGEEEKYSTWKRTLTRRAREAQMKRFCKAQAIQRRLEEIEVTFRELEQQGIKLEKLLRDEGGTPADQKTQWMNQLLYLVQKKNSLMSEESDLMIAVQELKLEEQQWQLDQKLRCYMNREESLKTPEERAAEQEILVQLLDVVNKRNVLIHIQEEKRLSELRA, encoded by the exons ATGAGTGTGCCGGCCGATGAGCCGGGCAACCCGGCCCATGCCATCTTCGAGAGATTCCTGCGTGCCGGAGAGTGCCGGGAGGTGCTGGGCTGCTTCGgggagctgtgccagcagctggggctgcagggcagcggGCTGCAGCTCTACCATGGCCTCAAGGCTGCCCTCAACTACTGGAGTGCCAAGGCCCTGTGGAGCAAGCTGGATAAGAAAGCCGGGCACAAGGACTACGACCAGGGCACAGCCTGTGCCAGCACCAAG TGCCTGGTGGTGGGGGCCGGCCCCTGCGGGCTGCGGGTGGCCATCGAACTGGCGCTGCTGGGTGCCCGCgtggtgctgctggagaagcGGGACTCCTTCTCCCGCAACAACGTCCTGCACCTCTGGCCCTTCACCATCCACGACCTGCGGGCGCTGGGTGCCAAGAAGTTTTACGGGCGCTTCTGCACCGGCACGCTGGACCACATCA GTATCCGGCAGCTCCAGCTGATCCTGCTGAAGGTGGCTCTGCTCCTGGGGGTGGAGGTGCACATCAACGTGCAGTTCAAGGGCCTTGTCCCCCCCACGGGCAAGGTGGGCGGACAGG GCGGCTGGcgtgctgtgctgcagcccgGCTCCTCTCCCCTCAGCCGCTACGAGTTCGACGTCCTCATCTCAGCTGGTGGCGGCAAATTTGTCCCCGAAG GATTCAAGCGGAAGGAGACGCGGGGGAAGCTGGCCATCGGCATCACCACCAACTTCATCAACCGCCACAGCCGGGCTGAGGTGGAGGTGGCCGAGATCAGCGGCGTGGCTCGAATCTACAACCAGAAGTTCTTCCAAAACCTCTACAACAAAACAG GCATCGACCTGGAAAACATCGTCTACTACAAGGACGACACTCACTATTTCGTCATGACGGCCAAGAAGCAGAGCCTGCTCAAGAAGGGGGTCATCCTCCAG GACAAAGCAGACATCGAGAGCCTCCTGTCCCCGGAGAACGTGAACCGGGACGCCCTCCTCAGCTATGCCAAAGAAGCTGCCAACTTCTCCACCAATTACCGCCTGCCCGAACTGGAGTTTGCCCTCAACCACCGGGACCTGCCGGATGTCGACATGTTCGACTTCACCTGCATGACACGTTCGGAGAACGCGGCGCTGGTGCGGGAGCACAACGGGGCCCGTCTGCTCCTCGGGCTGGTGGGCGACTGCCTGGTGGAG CCCTTCTGGCCGCTGGGCACCGGCGTGGCCAGGGGCTTCCTCGCCGCCTTCGACGCGGCGTGGATGGTGCGGCGGTGGGCGGCCGGGACACCTCCGCTGGAGGTGCTGGCCGAGAG GGAGAGCATCTACCAGCACCTCTCGCAGACCTCCCCGGACAACACCAACAAGAACATCAGCCAGTACAGCATCGATCCAGCCACGCGCTACCCCAACATCAACCTGCAGGCCATCAAAGCCAGCCAG GTCCGGGACCTCTACCTCGTGGGCATGGTGGAGGTGGACCACAAGAGGAAGAGTGACAACCGGCTCAGCACCG CGGTCTCTGGAGATGCCTACGAAGAACTGCTGAGCTGGTGCCAGGCCAGCACGGCCGGGTACCACGGCGTGGCAGTGACCGACTTCACCACCTCCTGGACCAGCGGCTTGGCCCTCTGCGCCCTCATCCATCGCTTCCGCCCCGACCTGGT GGACATTGACTCCGTGGACACCCAGGATCCCATCCAGACCCATCAGATGATGCTGGAcatggcagagcaggagctgggcatCCAGCCCGTCCTCTCCAGCGCCGAGATGGCCACCATGGCAGAGCCCGACCGCCTGGGGCTCATCACCTACCTCAGCCAGTTTTATGAAGCTTTCAAGACCTCTCCAG AGGTGGAGGAGGTCAGCAAGAAGCCCCTGTCTCCTCGCGGCACGCGAGGGgccatcctcttcctcagcaagctgcagaagagctggaaCCTGACACACAAGCGTGCCCAG GACGGTACCCAGAAGGATGCCGAGGCCAAGAGGAGCCGCAGGGACGCCGAG CTGGACACAGGGCTGGACGGAGACATTCTGGACGGTGCCCGCGAGCCGCCACAAACTGCCACGACGGACCCGGGGCAG ccGCCGGCCCGCGGGGAGAGCAGCGACGCTTGCTACTTCTGCGGCCGCCGCGTCTACATCCTGGAGCGAGCCAGTGCCGAGGGACGCTTCTTCCATCGCGGCTGCTTCCAGTGTTGGCGGTGCGGGGCCACCCTGCGCCTGGGCGACTACGCCTTCAACGAGGAGGACG gtCACTTTTACTGCTCGCTTCACTACCCCAATCCACCCGGCATGGACCTACCCCAGGATGAGCCCCTGGCCCTGTCCGATGGG GatgccgccgctgcccgcctgCCCTCGGATGCTGGGAGCCCGTGTGTGTCCCCCAAGGAGGGGGTACCCGGtcccccgcagcccccaccggcagccccacagccaggGGGAGAGCCTGGGGCAGCGGAGGATGCGGAGGATGCTGGTGCCatggaggagcaggagctgccggCACAGCCCGGGGGGGATGcgagggaggaggaaggtccCGGAGCGGAGCCCCAAGGGGTAGCagaggagggtgaggagagCGGGGGCAGGAGGAAGATCGTCCTCACACCACTAGAGAAGCTCAAGCTGTCCACGCTGAACCTCACCGGTGAAGCAGAGCCCGAGCCGCCGCCGAAGCCGGCTCGTCTGCGGCTCCAAGCAGCACCCGAggccctccctgccctgtggcAGGGACAAGGCacctgggagaaggaggagggaatgGCTGTGGAGGAAG CTTTGGAGGAGAGTGACAgcgaggaagaggaagaggagaaggaggaggaggaaggcacagACCTTGGCATCATGGCAGATTTG TGCCTGGACCTGGGCGAAGAGGAGAAATACTCCACCTGGAAGCGCACGCTGACCCGCCGGGCCAGGGAAGCCCAGATGAAGCGGTTCTGCAAAGCCCAG GCCATCCAGAGGCGGCTGGAGGAGATCGAGGTGACATTCcgggagctggagcagcagggcaTCAAGCTGGAGAAGTTACTCCGGGATGAGGGTG gcACCCCAGCCGACCAGAAGACGCAGTGGATGAACCAGCTGCTCTACCTGGTCCAGAAGAAGAACAGCCTGATGTCCGAGGAGTCAGACCTCATGATTGC GGTGCAGGAGCtgaagctggaggagcagcagtggcagctcGACCAGAAGCTCCGGTGCTACATGAACAGGGAGG aaTCCCTGAAGACGCCCGAGGAGCGTGCGGCCGAGCAGGAGATCCTGGTGCAGCTGCTGGACGTGGTGAACAAGCGCAACGTCCTCATCCACATCCAGGAGGAGAAGCGGCTCAGCGAGCTGCGGGCCTGA
- the MICAL1 gene encoding F-actin-monooxygenase MICAL1 isoform X3 gives MSVPADEPGNPAHAIFERFLRAGECREVLGCFGELCQQLGLQGSGLQLYHGLKAALNYWSAKALWSKLDKKAGHKDYDQGTACASTKCLVVGAGPCGLRVAIELALLGARVVLLEKRDSFSRNNVLHLWPFTIHDLRALGAKKFYGRFCTGTLDHISIRQLQLILLKVALLLGVEVHINVQFKGLVPPTGKAAGVLCCSPAPLPSAATSSTSSSQLVAANLSPKDSSGRRRGGSWPSASPPTSSTATAGLRWRWPRSAAWLESTTRSSSKTSTTKQDKADIESLLSPENVNRDALLSYAKEAANFSTNYRLPELEFALNHRDLPDVDMFDFTCMTRSENAALVREHNGARLLLGLVGDCLVEPFWPLGTGVARGFLAAFDAAWMVRRWAAGTPPLEVLAERESIYQHLSQTSPDNTNKNISQYSIDPATRYPNINLQAIKASQVRDLYLVGMVEVDHKRKSDNRLSTAVSGDAYEELLSWCQASTAGYHGVAVTDFTTSWTSGLALCALIHRFRPDLVDIDSVDTQDPIQTHQMMLDMAEQELGIQPVLSSAEMATMAEPDRLGLITYLSQFYEAFKTSPEVEEVSKKPLSPRGTRGAILFLSKLQKSWNLTHKRAQDGTQKDAEAKRSRRDAELDTGLDGDILDGAREPPQTATTDPGQPPARGESSDACYFCGRRVYILERASAEGRFFHRGCFQCWRCGATLRLGDYAFNEEDGHFYCSLHYPNPPGMDLPQDEPLALSDGDAAAARLPSDAGSPCVSPKEGVPGPPQPPPAAPQPGGEPGAAEDAEDAGAMEEQELPAQPGGDAREEEGPGAEPQGVAEEGEESGGRRKIVLTPLEKLKLSTLNLTGEAEPEPPPKPARLRLQAAPEALPALWQGQGTWEKEEGMAVEEALEESDSEEEEEEKEEEEGTDLGIMADLCLDLGEEEKYSTWKRTLTRRAREAQMKRFCKAQAIQRRLEEIEVTFRELEQQGIKLEKLLRDEGGTPADQKTQWMNQLLYLVQKKNSLMSEESDLMIAVQELKLEEQQWQLDQKLRCYMNREESLKTPEERAAEQEILVQLLDVVNKRNVLIHIQEEKRLSELRA, from the exons ATGAGTGTGCCGGCCGATGAGCCGGGCAACCCGGCCCATGCCATCTTCGAGAGATTCCTGCGTGCCGGAGAGTGCCGGGAGGTGCTGGGCTGCTTCGgggagctgtgccagcagctggggctgcagggcagcggGCTGCAGCTCTACCATGGCCTCAAGGCTGCCCTCAACTACTGGAGTGCCAAGGCCCTGTGGAGCAAGCTGGATAAGAAAGCCGGGCACAAGGACTACGACCAGGGCACAGCCTGTGCCAGCACCAAG TGCCTGGTGGTGGGGGCCGGCCCCTGCGGGCTGCGGGTGGCCATCGAACTGGCGCTGCTGGGTGCCCGCgtggtgctgctggagaagcGGGACTCCTTCTCCCGCAACAACGTCCTGCACCTCTGGCCCTTCACCATCCACGACCTGCGGGCGCTGGGTGCCAAGAAGTTTTACGGGCGCTTCTGCACCGGCACGCTGGACCACATCA GTATCCGGCAGCTCCAGCTGATCCTGCTGAAGGTGGCTCTGCTCCTGGGGGTGGAGGTGCACATCAACGTGCAGTTCAAGGGCCTTGTCCCCCCCACGGGCAAG GCGGCTGGcgtgctgtgctgcagcccgGCTCCTCTCCCCTCAGCCGCTACGAGTTCGACGTCCTCATCTCAGCTGGTGGCGGCAAATTTGTCCCCGAAG GATTCAAGCGGAAGGAGACGCGGGGGAAGCTGGCCATCGGCATCACCACCAACTTCATCAACCGCCACAGCCGGGCTGAGGTGGAGGTGGCCGAGATCAGCGGCGTGGCTCGAATCTACAACCAGAAGTTCTTCCAAAACCTCTACAACAAAACAG GACAAAGCAGACATCGAGAGCCTCCTGTCCCCGGAGAACGTGAACCGGGACGCCCTCCTCAGCTATGCCAAAGAAGCTGCCAACTTCTCCACCAATTACCGCCTGCCCGAACTGGAGTTTGCCCTCAACCACCGGGACCTGCCGGATGTCGACATGTTCGACTTCACCTGCATGACACGTTCGGAGAACGCGGCGCTGGTGCGGGAGCACAACGGGGCCCGTCTGCTCCTCGGGCTGGTGGGCGACTGCCTGGTGGAG CCCTTCTGGCCGCTGGGCACCGGCGTGGCCAGGGGCTTCCTCGCCGCCTTCGACGCGGCGTGGATGGTGCGGCGGTGGGCGGCCGGGACACCTCCGCTGGAGGTGCTGGCCGAGAG GGAGAGCATCTACCAGCACCTCTCGCAGACCTCCCCGGACAACACCAACAAGAACATCAGCCAGTACAGCATCGATCCAGCCACGCGCTACCCCAACATCAACCTGCAGGCCATCAAAGCCAGCCAG GTCCGGGACCTCTACCTCGTGGGCATGGTGGAGGTGGACCACAAGAGGAAGAGTGACAACCGGCTCAGCACCG CGGTCTCTGGAGATGCCTACGAAGAACTGCTGAGCTGGTGCCAGGCCAGCACGGCCGGGTACCACGGCGTGGCAGTGACCGACTTCACCACCTCCTGGACCAGCGGCTTGGCCCTCTGCGCCCTCATCCATCGCTTCCGCCCCGACCTGGT GGACATTGACTCCGTGGACACCCAGGATCCCATCCAGACCCATCAGATGATGCTGGAcatggcagagcaggagctgggcatCCAGCCCGTCCTCTCCAGCGCCGAGATGGCCACCATGGCAGAGCCCGACCGCCTGGGGCTCATCACCTACCTCAGCCAGTTTTATGAAGCTTTCAAGACCTCTCCAG AGGTGGAGGAGGTCAGCAAGAAGCCCCTGTCTCCTCGCGGCACGCGAGGGgccatcctcttcctcagcaagctgcagaagagctggaaCCTGACACACAAGCGTGCCCAG GACGGTACCCAGAAGGATGCCGAGGCCAAGAGGAGCCGCAGGGACGCCGAG CTGGACACAGGGCTGGACGGAGACATTCTGGACGGTGCCCGCGAGCCGCCACAAACTGCCACGACGGACCCGGGGCAG ccGCCGGCCCGCGGGGAGAGCAGCGACGCTTGCTACTTCTGCGGCCGCCGCGTCTACATCCTGGAGCGAGCCAGTGCCGAGGGACGCTTCTTCCATCGCGGCTGCTTCCAGTGTTGGCGGTGCGGGGCCACCCTGCGCCTGGGCGACTACGCCTTCAACGAGGAGGACG gtCACTTTTACTGCTCGCTTCACTACCCCAATCCACCCGGCATGGACCTACCCCAGGATGAGCCCCTGGCCCTGTCCGATGGG GatgccgccgctgcccgcctgCCCTCGGATGCTGGGAGCCCGTGTGTGTCCCCCAAGGAGGGGGTACCCGGtcccccgcagcccccaccggcagccccacagccaggGGGAGAGCCTGGGGCAGCGGAGGATGCGGAGGATGCTGGTGCCatggaggagcaggagctgccggCACAGCCCGGGGGGGATGcgagggaggaggaaggtccCGGAGCGGAGCCCCAAGGGGTAGCagaggagggtgaggagagCGGGGGCAGGAGGAAGATCGTCCTCACACCACTAGAGAAGCTCAAGCTGTCCACGCTGAACCTCACCGGTGAAGCAGAGCCCGAGCCGCCGCCGAAGCCGGCTCGTCTGCGGCTCCAAGCAGCACCCGAggccctccctgccctgtggcAGGGACAAGGCacctgggagaaggaggagggaatgGCTGTGGAGGAAG CTTTGGAGGAGAGTGACAgcgaggaagaggaagaggagaaggaggaggaggaaggcacagACCTTGGCATCATGGCAGATTTG TGCCTGGACCTGGGCGAAGAGGAGAAATACTCCACCTGGAAGCGCACGCTGACCCGCCGGGCCAGGGAAGCCCAGATGAAGCGGTTCTGCAAAGCCCAG GCCATCCAGAGGCGGCTGGAGGAGATCGAGGTGACATTCcgggagctggagcagcagggcaTCAAGCTGGAGAAGTTACTCCGGGATGAGGGTG gcACCCCAGCCGACCAGAAGACGCAGTGGATGAACCAGCTGCTCTACCTGGTCCAGAAGAAGAACAGCCTGATGTCCGAGGAGTCAGACCTCATGATTGC GGTGCAGGAGCtgaagctggaggagcagcagtggcagctcGACCAGAAGCTCCGGTGCTACATGAACAGGGAGG aaTCCCTGAAGACGCCCGAGGAGCGTGCGGCCGAGCAGGAGATCCTGGTGCAGCTGCTGGACGTGGTGAACAAGCGCAACGTCCTCATCCACATCCAGGAGGAGAAGCGGCTCAGCGAGCTGCGGGCCTGA